The nucleotide sequence TCCGAGAAGGGGGACAGTTTGGACACGGACAGGGACGACGTGGTGGGCGAGCCGAACCAGGAGACGCGCGCCTCGGCCCAGGCGGGCTCGCCGTCCTCCTTGTGGCCCAGGCTCAGGTCCAGCACGCGGGCCGGCCACCAGGGGCAGCCGGCGATCTTGCCCCAGACCACGTCGCCCACGGCCACGGTGCGGCCGTCCTCGGTGGCGCACTGGGCCACGCTCTGCGTGTGCAGCCGCACGGTCAGCGGCGGGACGGTCTTGCGCTCCTCCCGCGAGGACGAGGACACGGAGGCGTCGTCGCCGGGCAGGAAGCGGCAGGCGGCGGGCGAGGCGGGCTCCGAGGCGGACGACTTGCCCTCGTCCAGGCTGTCGTTGCTGCACACGGACAGGCTGGACGAGTCGGCCTTGCGCTTGTAGTTCACGAGGAAGGCGAGGCCGTCGCGGCCGGCCGGGGCCGGAGGGAAGCCGCCGAAGTCGTCCTCGTCCGCCGAGCCGCCCGAGGACAGCCGGGGGGAGCGGCCGGCGTAGAAGGCGGGGCTCAGGGGGGGCGCGCGGGCCTCGCCCAGCTCGTCCACCAGCTCGGCCTTGTAGATGGACACGCTGTGGCCGCCGCGGGGGAGCCGGTGCGGCTTCAGGCGGATCTTGGGGGGCGGCGCGTCCCCCGGGGGCAGCGGCCGGCTCAGCTTCAGCTTGGGGATGGCGGCGGGCGGCTCGGGGCCCCGCGGCGGGGGGCAGAAGGGCTTGAGGGAGCCGTGCACGCGCGAGGGGATCTTGACCACCTCGCCGGTGCCCTGCGGCGTGCTGTAGGAGATCTTGATGACGGGGCTGCGCGGCACCGGCTCGCCcgcccccgccgccgccgccgccttcTCCCGCCTGGGCCGGCGCAGCTCGCCGTCCGGCTCCTCGGCCTTCCTGGGCTCCTTGTCGGGCGCGCCGGGCCTCCGCCGGGCCGGCTTGGCGCTGGGGGGGCCGGCCGGGCCCTCCTCGGGGTTCAGGGTGTTCTTGCACTTCTCGCAGAGCACGCGGCGCGGCCGCAGCCGGATGGTGCTCATGATGAGCCGGCCCGGGTCCCGGTTCCGCGACAGCCGCCGCTTGGTGCGCTTGATGGGCCGCGGCGGGGGCTGCGGCACCCACTGGTTGTACGTGTGTCTCAGCCACAGCGGGTGGGGGAAGGGGGCCCCCTCAAagtagggagggaaggggggggcGCTGCCGGCGGGCAGCGGGGGCAGCGGGGGCGGCGCGGGGTCCGGCCCGTCGGCCGCCGGGGGGGGCCGGGCATCTCCTTTGTCTTCTTGGGGGGCCCGGCGCGGGCAGCCGTCCGACGGGGGCCCNNNNNNNNNNNNNNNNNNNNNNNNNNNNNNNNNNNNNNNNNNNNNNNNNNNNNNNNNNNNNNNNNNNNNNNNNNNNNNNNNNNNNNNNNNNNNNNNNNNNNNNNNNNNNNNNNNNNNNNNNNNNNNNNNNNNNNNNNNNNNNNNNNNNNNNNNNNNNNNNNNNNNNNNNNNNNNNNNNNNNNNNNNNNNNNNNNNNNNNNNNNNNNNNNNNNNNNNNNNNNNNNNNNNNNNNNNNNNNNNNNNNNNNNNNNNNNNNNNNNNNNNNNNNNNNNNNNNNNNNNNNNNNNNNNNNNNNNNNNNNNNNNNNNNNNNNNNNNNNNNNNNNNNNNNNNNNNNNNNNNNNNNNNNNNNNNNNNNNNNNNNNNNNNNNNNNNNNNNNNNNNNNNNNNNNNNNNNNNNNNNNNNNNNNNNNNNNNNNNNNNNNNNNNNNNNNNNNNNNNNNNNNNNNNNNNNNNNNNNNNNNNNNNNNNNNNNNNNNNNNNNNNNNNNNNNNNNNNNNNNNNNNNNNNNNNNNNNNNNNNNNNNNNNNNNNNNNNNNNNNNNNNNNNNNNNNNNNNNNNNNNNNNNNNNNNNNNNNNNNNNNNNNNNNNNNNNNNNNNNNNNNNNNNNNNNNNNNNNNNNNNNNNNNNNNNNNNNNNNNNNNNNNNNNNNNNNNNNNNNNNNNNNNNNNNNNNNNNNNNNNNNNNNNNNNNNNNNNNNNNNNNNNNNNNNNNNNNNNNNNNNNNNNNNNNNNNNNNNNNNNNNNNNNNNNNNNNNNNNNNNNNNNNNNNNNNNNNNNNNNNNNNNNNNNNNNNNNNNNNNNNNNNNNNNNNNNNNNNNNNNNNNNNNNNNNNNNNNNNNNNNNNNNNNNNNNNNNNNNNNNNNNNNNNNNNNNNNNNNNNNNNNNNNNNNNNNNNNNNNNNNNNNNNNNNNNNNNNNNNNNNNNNNNNNNNNNNNNNNNNNNNNNNNNNNNNNNNNNNNNNNNNNNNNNNNNNNNNNNNNNNNNNNNNNNNNNNNNNNNNNNNNNNNNNNNNNNNNNNNNNNNNNNNNNNNNNNNNNNNNNNNNNNNNNNNNNNNNNNNNNNNNNNNNNNNNNNNNNNNNNNNNNNNNNNNNNNNNNNNNNNNNNNNNNNNNNNNNNNNNNNNNNNNNNNNNNNNNNNNNNNNNNNNNNNNNNNNNNNNNNNNNNNNNNNNNNNNNNNNNNNNNNNNNNNNNNNNNNNNNNNNNNNNNNNNNNNNNNNNNNNNNNNNNNNNNNNNNNNNNNNNNNNNNNNNNNNNNNNNNNNNNNNNNNNNNNNNNNNNNNNNNNNNNNNNNNNNNNNNNNNNNNNNNNNNNNNNNNNNNNNNNNNNNNNNNNNNNNNNNNNNNNNNNNNNNNNNNNNNNNNNNNNNNNNNNNNNNNNNNNNNNNNNNNNNNNNNNNNNNNNNNNNNNNNNNNNNNNNNNNNNNNNNNNNNNNNNNNNNNNNNNNNNNNNNNNNNNNNNNNNNNNNNNNNNNNNNNNNNNNNNNNNNNNNNNNNNNNNNNNNNNNNNNNNNNNNNNNNNNNNNNNNNNNNNNNNNNNNNNNNNNNNNNNNNNNNNNNNNNNNNNNNNNNNNNNNNNNNNNNNNNNNNNNNNNNNNNNNNNNNNNNNNNNNNNNNNNNNNNNNNNNNNNNNNNNNNNNNNNNNNNNNNNNNNNNNNNNNNNNNNNNNNNNNNNNNNNNNNNNNNNNNNNNNNNNNNNNNNNNNNNNNNNNNNNNNNNNNNNNNNNNNNNNNNNNNNNNNNNNNNNNNNNNNNNNNNNNNNNNNNNNNNNNNNNNNNNNNNNNNNNNNNNNNNNNNNNNNNNNNNNNNNNNNNNNNNNNNNNNNNNNNNNNNNNNNNNNNNNNNNNNNNNNNNNNNNNNNNNNNNNNNNNNNNNNNNNNNNNNNNNNNNNNNNNNNNNNNNNNNNNNNNNNNNNNNNNNNNNNNNNNNNNNNNNNNNNNNNNNNNNNNNNNNNNNNNNNNNNNNNNNNNNNNNNNNNNNNNNNNNNNNNNNNNNNNNNNNNNNNNNNNNNNNNNNNNNNNNNNNNNNNNNNNNNNNNNNNNNNNNNNNNNNNNNNNNNNNNNNNNNNNNNNNNNNNNNNNNNNNNNNNNNNNNNNNNNNNNNNNNNNNNNNNNNNNNNNNNNNNNNNNNNNNNNNNNNNNNNNNNNNNNNNNNNNNNNNNNNNNNNNNNNNNNNNNNNNNNNNNNNNNNNNNNNNNNNNNNNNNNNNNNNNNNNNNNNNNNNNNNNNNNNNNNNNNNNNNNNNNNNNNNNNNNNNNNNNNNNNNNNNNNNNNNNNNNNNNNNNNNNNNNNNNNNNNNNNNNNNNNNNNNNNNNNNNNNNNNNNNNNNNNNNNNNNNNNNNNNNNNNNNNNNNNNNNNNNNNNNNNNNNNNNNNNNNNNNNNNNNNNNNNNNNNNNNNNNNNNNNNNNNNNNNNNNNNNNNNNNNNNNNNNNNNNNNNNNNNNNNNNNNNNNNNNNNNNNNNNNNNNNNNNNNNNNNNNNNNNNNNNNNNNNNNNNNNNNNNNNNNNNNNNNNNNNNNNNNNNNNNNNNNNNNNNNNNNNNNNNNNNNNNNNNNNNNNNNNNNNNNNNNNNNNNNNNNNNNNNNNNNNNNNNNNNNNNNNNNNNNNNNNNNNNNNNNNNNNNNNNNNNNNNNNNNNNNNNNNNNNNNNNNNNNNNNNNNNNNNNNNNNNNNNNNNNNNNNNNNNNNNNNNNNNNNNNNNNNNNNNNNNNNNNNNNNNNNNNNNNNNNNNNNNNNNNNNNNNNNNNNNNNNNNNNNNNNNNNNNNNNNNNNNNNNNNNNNNNNNNNNNNNNNNNNNNNNNNNNNNNNNNNNNNNNNNNNNNNNNNNNNNNNNNNNNNNNNNNNNNNNNNNNNNNNNNNNNNNNNNNNNNNNNNNNNNNNNNNNNNNNNNNNNNNNNNNNNNNNNNNNNNNNNNNNNNNNNNNNNNNNNNNNNNNNNNNNNNNNNNNNNNNNNNNNNNNNNNNNNNNNNNNNNNNNNNNNNNNNNNNNNNNNNNNNNNNNNNNNNNNNNNNNNNNNNNNNNNNNNNNNNNNNNNNNNNNNNNNNNNNNNNNNNNNNNNNNNNNNNNNNNNNNNNNNNNNNNNNNNNNNNNNNNNNNNNNNNNNNNNNNNNNNNNNNNNNNNNNNNNNNNNNNNNNNNNNNNNNNNNNNNNNNNNNNNNNNNNNNNNNNNNNNNNNNNNNNNNNNNNNNNNNNNNNNNNNNNNNNNNNNNNNNNNNNNNNNNNNNNNNNNNNNNNNNNNNNNNNNNNNNNNNNNNNNNNNNNNNNNNNNNNNNNNNNNNNNNNNNNNNNNNNNNNNNNNNNNNNNNNNNNNNNNNNNNNNNNNNNNNNNNNNNNNNNNNNNNNNNNNNNNNNNNNNNNNNNNNNNNNNNNNNNNNNNNNNNNNNNNNNNNNNNNNNNNNNNNNNNNNNNNNNNNNNNNNNNNNNNNNNNNNNNNNNNNNNNNNNNNNNNNNNNNNNNNNNNNNNNNNNNNNNNNNNNNNNNNNNNNNNNNNNNNNNNNNNNNNNNNNNNNNNNNNNNNNNNNNNNNNNNNNNNNNNNNNNNNNNNNNNNNNNNNNNNNNNNNNNNNNNNNNNNNNNNNNNNNNNNNNNNNNNNNNNNNNNNNNNNNNNNNNNNNNNNNNNNNNNNNNNNNNNNNNNNNNNNNNNNNNNNNNNNNNNNNNNNNNNNNNNNNNNNNNNNNNNNNNNNNNNNNNNNNNNNNNNNNNNNNNNNNNNNNNNNNNNNNNNNNNNNNNNNNNNNNNNNNNNNNNNNNNNNNNNNNNNNNNNNNNNNNNNNNNNNNNNNNNNNNNNNNNNNNNNNNNNNNNNNNNNNNNNNNNNNNNNNNNNNNNNNNNNNNNNNNNNNNNNNNNNNNNNNNNNNNNNNNNNNNNNNNNNNNNNNNNNNNNNNNNNNNNNNNNNNNNNNNNNNNNNNNNNNNNNNNNNNNNNNNNNNNNNNNNNNNNNNNNNNNNNNNNNNNNNNNNNNNNNNNNNNNNNNNNNNNNNNNNNNNNNNNNNNNNNNNNNNNNNNNNNNNNNNNNNNNNNNNNNNNNNNNNNNNNNNNNNNNNNNNNNNNNNNNNNNNNNNNNNNNNNNNNNNNNNNNNNNNNNNNNNNNNNNNNNNNNNNNNNNNNNNNNNNNNNNNNNNNNNNNNNNNNNNNNNNNNNNNNNNNNNNNNNNNNNNNNNNNNNNNNNNNNNNNNNNNNNNNNNNNNNNNNNNNNNNNNNNNNNNNNNNNNNNNNNNNNNNNNNNNNNNNNNNNNNNNNNNNNNNNNNNNNNNNNNNNNNNNNNNNNNNNNNNNNNNNNNNNNNNNNNNNNNNNNNNNNNNNNNNNNNNNNNNNNNNNNNNNNNNNNNNNNNNNNNNNNNNNNNNNNNNNNNNNNNNNNNNNNNNNNNNNNNNNNNNNNNNNNNNNNNNNNNNNNNNNNNNNNNNNNNNNNNNNNNNNNNNNNNNNNNNNNNNNNNNNNNNNNNNNNNNNNNNNNNNNNNNNNNNNNNNNNNNNNNNNNNNNNNNNNNNNNNNNNNNNNNNNNNNNNNNNNNNNNNNNNNNNNNNNNNNNNNNNNNNNNNNNNNNNNNNNNNNNNNNNNNNNNNNNNNNNNNNNNNNNNNNNNNNNNNNNNNNNNNNNNNNNNNNNNNNNNNNNNNNNNNNNNNNNNNNNNNNNNNNNNNNNNNNNNNNNNNNNNNNNNNNNNNNNNNNNNNNNNNNNNNNNNNNNNNNNNNNNNNNNNNNNNNNNNNNNNNNNNNNNNNNNNNNNNNNNNNNNNNNNNNNNNNNNNNNNNNNNNNNNNNNNNNNNNNNNNNNNNNNNNNNNNNNNNNNNNNNNNNNNNNNNNNNNNNNNNNNNNNNNNNNNNNNNNNNNNNNNNNNNNNNNNNNNNNNNNNNNNNNNNNNNNNNNNNNNNNNNNNNNNNNNNNNNNNNNNNNNNNNNNNNNNNNNNNNNNNNNNNNNNNNNNNNNNNNNNNNNNNNNNNNNNNNNNNNNNNNNNNNNNNNNNNNNNNNNNNNNNNNNNNNNNNNNNNNNNNNNNNNNNNNNNNNNNNNNNNNNNNNNNNNNNNNNNNNNNNNNNNNNNNNNNNNNNNNNNNNNNNNNNNNNNNNNNNNNNNNNNNNNNNNNNNNNNNNNNNNNNNNNNNNNNNNNNNNNNNNNNNNNNNNNNNNNNNNNNNNNNNNNNNNNNNNNNNNNNNNNNNNNNNNNNNNNNNNNNNNNNNNNNNNNNNNNNNNNNNNNNNNNNNNNNNNNNNNNNNNNNNNNNNNNNNNNNNNNNNNNNNNNNNNNNNNNNNNNNNNNNNNNNNNNNNNNNNNNNNNNNNNNNNNNNNNNNNNNNNNNNNNNNNNNNNNNNNNNNNNNNNNNNNNNNNNNNNNNNNNNNNNNNNNNNNNNNNNNNNNNNNNNNNNNNNNNNNNNNNNNNNNNNNNNNNNNNNNNNNNNNNNNNNNNNNNNNNNNNNNNNNNNNNNNNNNNNNNNNNNNNNNNNNNNNNNNNNNNNNNNNNNNNNNNNNNNNNNNNNNNNNNNNNNNNNNNNNNNNNNNNNNNNNNNNNNNNNNNNNNNNNNNNNNNNNNNNNNNNNNNNNNNNNNNNNNNNNNNNNNNNNNNNNNNNNNNNNNNNNNNNNNNNNNNNNNNNNNNNNNNNNNNNNNNNNNNNNNNNNNNNNNNNNNNNNNNNNNNNNNNNNNNNNNNNNNNNNNNNNNNNNNNNNNNNNNNNNNNNNNNNNNNNNNNNNNNNNNNNNNNNNNNNNNNNNNNNNNNNNNNNNNNNNNNNNNNNNNNNNNNNNNNNNNNNNNNNNNNNNNNNNNNNNNNNNNNNNNNNNNNNNNNNNNNNNNNNNNNNNNNNNNNNNNNNNNNNNNNNNNNNNNNNNNNNNNNNNNNNNNNNNNNNNNNNNNNNNNNNNNNNNNNNNNNNNNNNNNNNNNNNNNNNNNNNNNNNNNNNNNNNNNNNNNNNNNNNNNNNNNNNNNNNNNNNNNNNNNNNNNNNNNNNNNNNNNNNNNNNNNNNNNNNNNNNNNNNNNNNNNNNNNNNNNNNNNNNNNNNNNNNNNNNNNNNNNNNNNNNNNNNNNNNNNNNNNNNNNNNNNNNNNNNNNNNNNNNNNNNNNNNNNNNNNNNNNNNNNNNNNNNNNNNNNNNNNNNNNNNNNNNNNNNNNNNNNNNNNNNNNNNNNNNNNNNNNNNNNNNNNNNNNNNNNNNNNNNNNNNNNNNNNNNNNNNNNNNNNNNNNNNNNNNNNNNNNNNNNNNNNNNNNNNNNNNNNNNNNNNNNNNNNNNNNNNNNNNNNNNNNNNNNNNNNNNNNNNNNNNNNNNNNNNNNNNNNNNNNNNNNNNNNNNNNNNNNNNNNNNNNNNNNNNNNNNNNNNNNNNNNNNNNNNNNNNNNNNNNNNNNNNNNNNNNNNNNNNNNNNNNNNNNNNNNNNNNNNNNNNNNNNNNNNNNNNNNNNNNNNNNNNNNNNNNNNNNNNNNNNNNNNNNNNNNNNNNNNNNNNNNNNNNNNNNNNNNNNNNNNNNNNNNNNNNNNNNNNNNNNNNNNNNNNNNNNNNNNNNNNNNNNNNNNNNNNNNNNNNNNNNNNNNNNNNNNNNNNNNNNNNNNNNNNNNNNNNNNNNNNNNNNNNNNNNNNNNNNNNNNNNNNNNNNNNNNNNNNNNNNNNNNNNNNNNNNNNNNNNNNNNNNNNNNNNNNNNNNNNNNNNNNNNNNNNNNNNNNNNNNNNNNNNNNNNNNNNNNNNNNNNNNNNNNNNNNNNNNNNNNNNNNNNNNNNNNNNNNNNNNNNNNNNNNNNNNNNNNNNNNNNNNNNNNNNNNNNNNNNNNNNNNNNNNNNNNNNNNNNNNNNNNNNNNNNNNNNNNNNNNNNNNNNNNNNNNNNNNNNNNNNNNNNNNNNNNNNNNNNNNNNNNNNNNNNNNNNNNNNNNNNNNNNNNNNNNNNNNNNNNNNNNNNNNNNNNNNNNNNNNNNNNNNNNNNNNNNNNNNNNNNNNNNNNNNNNNNNNNNNNNNNNNNNNNNNNNNNNNNNNNNNNNNNNNNNNNNNNNNNNNNNNNNNNNNNNNNNNNNNNNNNNNNNNNNNNNNNNNNNNNNNNNNNNNNNNNNNNNNNNNNNNNNNNNNNNNNNNNNNNNNNNNNNNNNNNNNNNNNNNNNNNNNNNNNNNNNNNNNNNNNNNNNNNNNNNNNNNNNNNNNNNNNNNNNNNNNNNNNNNNNNNNNNNNNNNNNNNNNNNNNNNNNNNNNNNNNNNNNNNNNNNNNNNNNNNNNNNNNNNNNNNNNNNNNNNNNNNNNNNNNNNNNNNNNNNNNNNNNNNNNNNNNNNNNNNNNNNNNNNNNNNNNNNNNNNNNNNNNNNNNNNNNNNNNNNNNNNNNNNNNNNNNNNNNNNNNNNNNNNNNNNNNNNNNNNNNNNNNNNNNNNNNNNNNNNNNNNNNNNNNNNNNNNNNNNNNNNNNNNNNNNNNNNNNNNNNNNNNNNNNNNNNNNNNNNNNNNNNNNNNNNNNNNNNNNNNNNNNNNNNNNNNNNNNNNNNNNNNNNNNNNNNNNNNNNNNNNNNNNNNNNNNNNNNNNNNNNNNNNNNNNNNNNNNNNNNNNNNNNNNNNNNNNNNNNNNNNNNNNNNNNNNNNNNNNNNNNNNNNNNNNNNNNNNNNNNNNNNNNNNNNNNNNNNNNNNNNNNNNNNNNNNNNNNNNNNNNNNNNNNNNNNNNNNNNNNNNNNNNNNNNNNNNNNNNNNNNNNNNNNNNNNNNNNNNNNNNNNNNNNNNNNNNNNNNNNNNNNNNNNNNNNNNNNNNNNNNNNNNNNNNNNNNNNNNNNNNNNNNNNNNNNNNNNNNNNNNNNNNNNNNNNNNNNNNNNNNNNNNNNNNNNNNNNNNNNNNNNNNNNNNNNNNNNNNNNNNNNNNNNNNNNNNNNNNNNNNNNNNNNNNNNNNNNNNNNNNNNNNNNNNNNNNNNNNNNNNNNNNNNNNNNNNNNNNNNNNNNNNNNNNNNNNNNNNNNNNNNNNNNNNNNNNNNNNNNNNNNNNNNNNNNNNNNNNNNNNNNNNNNNNNNNNNNNNNNNNNNNNNNNNNNNNNNNNNNNNNNNNNNNNNNNNNNNNNNNNNNNNNNNNNNNNNNNNNNNNNNNNNNNNNNNNNNNNNNNNNNNNNNNNNNNNNNNNNNNNNNNNNNNNNNNNNNNNNNNNNNNNNNNNNNNNNNNNNNNNNNNNNNNNNNNNNNNNNNNNNNNNNNNNNNNNNNNNNNNNNNNNNNNNNNNNNNNNNNNNNNNNNNNNNNNNNNNNNNNNNNNNNNNNNNNNNNNNNNNNNNNNNNNNNNNNNNNNNNNNNNNNNNNNNNNNNNNNNNNNNNNNNNNNNNNNNN is from Gracilinanus agilis isolate LMUSP501 chromosome 2, AgileGrace, whole genome shotgun sequence and encodes:
- the PWWP2B gene encoding PWWP domain-containing protein 2B, translated to MGEGADCEGAAPKPPASDSVLPASPKAPPSLVPWMALPPFARAGLCPHIQQPGFSLPFQLLTCPPAALPGCQGATPWPKAAHRLRCKACPLGLGSEARPLALAALYCPESAAGPCTQALSSAHPLQSPEGTPGSPATGPGAGRVLPAPPRCQLRDRPLEVPEARGRGATPGSGRRGAGRGRRPPAGLSGARLGPQPPGGAPPQSAALELGRPPRSPLTPAAAATAALRPPSDGCPRRAPQEDKGDARPPPAADGPDPAPPPLPPLPAGSAPPFPPYFEGAPFPHPLWLRHTYNQWVPQPPPRPIKRTKRRLSRNRDPGRLIMSTIRLRPRRVLCEKCKNTLNPEEGPAGPPSAKPARRRPGAPDKEPRKAEEPDGELRRPRREKAAAAAGAGEPVPRSPVIKISYSTPQGTGEVVKIPSRVHGSLKPFCPPPRGPEPPAAIPKLKLSRPLPPGDAPPPKIRLKPHRLPRGGHSVSIYKAELVDELGEARAPPLSPAFYAGRSPRLSSGGSADEDDFGGFPPAPAGRDGLAFLVNYKRKADSSSLSVCSNDSLDEGKSSASEPASPAACRFLPGDDASVSSSSREERKTVPPLTVRLHTQSVAQCATEDGRTVAVGDVVWGKIAGCPWWPARVLDLSLGHKEDGEPAWAEARVSWFGSPTTSSLSVSKLSPFSESFKLRFNRKKKGVYRRAIAEAARAAPHLSPEIRDLLSHFET